Proteins encoded together in one Candidatus Sulfotelmatobacter sp. window:
- a CDS encoding prolyl oligopeptidase family serine peptidase, with the protein MSSATTSALPYPRAPRVDQIDDYGGVRVADPYRWLEDVGSPQVQAWISEENALTQAFLAAVPGREKIRVRLTELWNYERRSVPEKIGEHYAWFRNTGLQNQAVLYVTRDLAEPGRVLLDPNTFSPDGTVALSGASFSDDGSRLAYSVSSSGSDWQEWRVRDVASGRDLPDLVRWAKFSVAAWKHDGSGFWYARYDEPRAETQFKDATYYHKVYFHRLGTPQSTDVLVYERPDHKEWTFHTDATEDGQYLVVSANRGTEPENRVFVLVLNAGRRIVELLPDGDARWEFLGNDGTRFYFLSSKEAPRGRIVSVDLESRALAEIVPETSDVIEGAHLVGDRVVTMRLRDAVARVAVHRLDGTPLGEVAVPGLGTVAGFTGKRHDRETFYSFTSYSRPATIFRYDVESGRSTQVFSPPLRFDADAFVSEQVFYTSKDGTRIPMIITRRRDLQRDGEAPTILYGYGGFDVSLTPTFSSAVLVWLELGGVFAVANLRGGGEYGEAWHQAGVRQHKQNVFDDFFAAAEYLIAEKWTATPKLAIHGASNGGLLVGACVTQRPELFGAALPSVGVMDMLRFQRFTIGWAWASDYGSSDNPEDVRTLLAYSPYHNVRVGTRYPAMLISTGDHDDRVFPAHSFKFAAAVQYAQAGDAPILLRVDTKAGHGAGKPTAKIIDEVADRYTFLVATLKMPAP; encoded by the coding sequence ATGTCCTCGGCAACGACTTCAGCCCTACCGTATCCTCGGGCTCCGCGGGTGGACCAGATCGACGACTACGGTGGTGTCCGGGTAGCCGACCCGTACCGCTGGCTCGAGGACGTCGGTTCGCCGCAGGTGCAGGCGTGGATCAGCGAAGAGAACGCGCTCACGCAAGCGTTCTTGGCGGCCGTGCCCGGCCGCGAGAAGATTCGCGTCCGCCTGACCGAGCTGTGGAACTACGAGCGGCGCTCGGTGCCGGAGAAGATCGGCGAGCACTACGCGTGGTTCCGCAACACGGGTTTGCAGAACCAAGCCGTTCTCTACGTCACGCGCGACCTCGCCGAGCCCGGCCGCGTGCTATTGGATCCGAACACGTTCTCGCCCGACGGGACGGTCGCGCTCTCGGGGGCCTCGTTCAGCGACGACGGCAGCCGGCTCGCGTACAGCGTCTCGAGCTCGGGGTCGGATTGGCAAGAATGGCGGGTCCGCGACGTCGCGAGCGGACGAGACCTGCCCGATCTCGTGCGTTGGGCGAAGTTCAGCGTCGCGGCGTGGAAGCACGACGGGTCGGGCTTTTGGTACGCGCGCTACGACGAGCCGCGCGCCGAGACGCAGTTCAAGGACGCGACCTACTACCACAAGGTCTACTTCCATCGGCTGGGGACGCCGCAGTCGACCGACGTGCTCGTCTACGAGCGGCCCGACCACAAGGAGTGGACTTTCCACACCGACGCCACCGAGGACGGCCAGTACCTGGTCGTGAGCGCGAATCGCGGCACCGAGCCGGAGAATCGCGTCTTCGTGCTGGTGCTGAACGCCGGCCGTCGCATCGTCGAGCTGTTGCCCGACGGGGACGCGCGCTGGGAATTCCTGGGCAACGACGGGACGCGATTTTATTTTCTGAGCAGCAAAGAGGCACCGCGCGGCCGGATCGTCTCGGTCGACCTGGAGTCGCGCGCGCTGGCCGAGATCGTCCCCGAGACGTCGGACGTCATCGAAGGCGCGCACCTGGTCGGCGATCGCGTCGTCACCATGCGGCTGCGCGACGCGGTCGCGCGCGTCGCGGTCCACCGGCTCGACGGCACGCCGCTGGGCGAGGTCGCGGTACCGGGACTCGGGACCGTCGCCGGATTCACCGGCAAGCGCCACGACCGCGAGACGTTCTACAGCTTCACCAGCTACAGCCGGCCGGCGACGATCTTCCGTTACGACGTGGAGAGCGGGCGCTCGACGCAGGTCTTCTCGCCGCCGCTGCGCTTCGACGCCGACGCGTTCGTCAGCGAACAGGTGTTTTACACCTCGAAGGACGGGACGCGCATCCCGATGATCATCACGCGCCGCCGCGACCTGCAGCGCGACGGGGAAGCGCCGACGATTCTGTACGGCTACGGCGGCTTCGACGTCTCGCTCACCCCGACGTTCTCTTCGGCAGTGCTGGTCTGGCTCGAGCTGGGCGGCGTCTTCGCGGTGGCGAACTTGCGCGGCGGCGGCGAGTACGGCGAGGCCTGGCACCAGGCCGGGGTGCGCCAGCACAAGCAGAACGTGTTCGACGACTTCTTCGCGGCGGCGGAATACCTGATCGCCGAGAAGTGGACCGCGACGCCGAAACTCGCGATCCACGGCGCCTCGAACGGCGGACTGCTCGTCGGCGCGTGCGTGACGCAGCGGCCGGAGCTGTTCGGCGCGGCGCTCCCGTCGGTCGGCGTGATGGACATGCTGCGCTTCCAGCGCTTCACGATCGGCTGGGCGTGGGCGTCGGATTACGGCTCGTCGGACAACCCCGAGGACGTGCGCACGCTGCTGGCCTACTCGCCGTATCACAACGTGCGCGTCGGCACGCGCTATCCGGCCATGCTGATCTCGACCGGCGACCACGACGATCGCGTCTTTCCGGCGCATTCGTTCAAGTTCGCCGCGGCGGTCCAGTACGCGCAGGCCGGCGACGCGCCGATCCTGCTGCGCGTCGACACGAAGGCCGGCCACGGCGCCGGCAAACCGACCGCGAAGATCATCGACGAGGTCGCGGACCGGTATACGTTCTTGGTCGCCACGCTGAAGATGCCGGCGCCGTAG